A region of Rhizobium grahamii DNA encodes the following proteins:
- the ppx gene encoding exopolyphosphatase gives MVESEAQGRLPGIAPVSVVDIGSNSIRLVIYEGMSRSPTILFNEKVLCGLGKGIALTGKMDEASVERALTALHRFKALSDQARAATMYVLATAAAREASNGPDFIHSAETILGRRVRVLSGEEEAKFSALGIVSGFFAPDGIAGDLGGGSLELIDIKGKEIGKGITLPLGGLRLSEYAGGSLEKARTFARKHVKTSAKLLAQGAGRTFYAVGGTWRNIAKLHMEMTQYPLHMMQGYEVSLEALMQFLDQVEAAKDSKDPAWMAVSKHRRALLPFGAVAMKEVLSVMKPSVISFSGQGVREGYLYSLLSESERRSDPLLAAAGELAILRARSPEHARELADWTGRMMPCFGIVETEEEARYRQAACLLADISWRAHPDYRGLQALNIIAHSSFVGISHPGRAFIALTNYYRFEGPHDDGATEPLAAIATPQYVERAKLLGGILRVVYLFSASMPGVVRNLSFQKSSNPDIDLEFVVPAEYHDFAGERLDGRLQQLSKLTNKRLAFRFE, from the coding sequence ATGGTTGAATCAGAAGCCCAGGGGCGCCTTCCAGGCATTGCCCCGGTCTCCGTTGTCGATATCGGGTCGAACTCGATCCGTCTGGTGATATACGAAGGTATGTCCCGCTCGCCGACGATCCTTTTCAACGAAAAGGTACTTTGCGGCCTCGGCAAGGGCATCGCCCTGACGGGCAAGATGGACGAGGCGAGCGTCGAGCGTGCACTGACGGCGCTTCATCGGTTCAAGGCGCTTTCCGATCAGGCGCGTGCGGCAACGATGTACGTGCTGGCGACTGCTGCGGCGCGTGAGGCATCCAACGGTCCTGACTTCATCCACAGCGCCGAGACGATCCTGGGACGCAGGGTCCGCGTTCTCTCAGGTGAAGAGGAAGCCAAGTTCTCGGCTCTCGGCATCGTCAGCGGCTTCTTCGCGCCGGACGGCATCGCGGGTGATCTCGGCGGCGGTTCGCTGGAGCTCATCGACATCAAGGGCAAGGAGATCGGCAAGGGCATAACCCTGCCACTCGGTGGCCTTCGGCTGTCGGAATACGCCGGCGGCTCGCTCGAGAAGGCCCGCACGTTTGCCCGCAAACACGTCAAGACGAGCGCGAAGCTGCTCGCCCAAGGCGCCGGGCGAACCTTCTACGCCGTTGGCGGCACCTGGCGAAACATCGCGAAGCTTCACATGGAGATGACGCAGTATCCGCTGCACATGATGCAGGGCTACGAGGTGTCGCTGGAAGCCCTGATGCAGTTCCTTGATCAGGTCGAGGCTGCCAAGGACTCGAAAGATCCCGCGTGGATGGCCGTCTCCAAGCACCGTCGTGCGCTGCTTCCCTTCGGCGCCGTCGCGATGAAGGAAGTGCTGAGCGTCATGAAGCCCTCTGTCATCTCCTTCTCCGGGCAGGGCGTGCGCGAAGGCTATCTGTATTCATTGCTCTCGGAGAGCGAGCGCCGCAGCGACCCACTGCTGGCCGCAGCCGGCGAGCTTGCCATCCTGCGTGCACGTTCGCCCGAACACGCTCGCGAGCTCGCTGACTGGACCGGTCGCATGATGCCATGCTTTGGGATCGTCGAGACGGAAGAGGAGGCACGCTATCGTCAGGCCGCCTGTCTTCTCGCCGACATCAGTTGGCGCGCACATCCGGACTACCGCGGCCTTCAGGCGTTGAACATCATCGCCCATTCCTCTTTCGTCGGCATCAGCCACCCCGGACGCGCCTTCATCGCGCTGACCAACTATTACCGCTTCGAAGGTCCGCATGACGATGGCGCGACCGAACCGCTCGCCGCGATCGCCACGCCGCAATATGTCGAGCGCGCCAAGCTGCTCGGCGGCATTTTGCGCGTCGTCTATCTCTTCTCCGCTTCGATGCCCGGTGTCGTCCGCAATCTGAGCTTCCAGAAATCGTCGAACCCGGATATCGATCTGGAGTTCGTCGTTCCCGCCGAATATCACGATTTCGCCGGCGAACGTCTGGATGGACGCCTGCAGCAGCTGTCGAAGCTCACCAACAAGCGCCTCGCCTTCCGCTTCGAGTAA
- a CDS encoding YdeI/OmpD-associated family protein, producing MITDIEDFFTKGCGRCDRFATPDCSTRQWIGGLNELRRICREAGLVETVKWAHPCYMHEGRNIVILGAFRDNFRATFFNSALLKDPEGALEKQGPNTQHPDMLCFRSNEQVAKMEPVIRSYLKEAMGYAEAGIKPPKQQSELELPDELVEALDSDPELAEAFHELTPGRRKSYVINLNGTKKPETRMARIAKFRDHILAGKGATER from the coding sequence ATGATCACTGACATCGAGGACTTCTTCACGAAAGGATGCGGTCGCTGCGATCGCTTTGCGACGCCGGACTGTTCGACGCGCCAGTGGATCGGCGGGCTGAACGAACTTCGCCGAATCTGTCGCGAGGCGGGGCTGGTCGAAACGGTGAAGTGGGCGCATCCCTGCTATATGCACGAGGGCCGCAACATCGTGATCCTTGGCGCTTTCCGCGACAATTTCCGTGCGACGTTCTTCAACTCAGCACTGCTGAAGGATCCCGAAGGCGCGCTCGAGAAGCAGGGGCCGAACACCCAGCATCCCGATATGCTCTGTTTCCGGAGCAACGAACAGGTCGCGAAGATGGAGCCCGTTATCCGCTCCTACCTGAAGGAGGCCATGGGCTACGCCGAGGCGGGCATCAAGCCTCCCAAGCAGCAGAGCGAACTCGAACTGCCGGACGAGCTGGTTGAGGCTTTGGATTCGGATCCGGAACTTGCCGAAGCTTTTCATGAGCTGACGCCTGGCCGCCGGAAGAGCTACGTCATCAATCTCAACGGAACGAAGAAGCCGGAAACGCGCATGGCGCGGATTGCCAAATTCCGCGATCACATCCTTGCCGGCAAGGGCGCAACAGAGCGATAG
- the aspS gene encoding aspartate--tRNA ligase yields MHRYRSHTCAALRKSDVGANVRISGWVHRVRDHGGVLFIDLRDHYGMTQVVADPDSPAFKAAETVRGEWVIRIDGVVKARSEDTVNKNMATGEIELYAQDIEILSEAKELPLPVFGEPDYPEDIRLKYRFLDLRRETLHKNIVKRSQIISDIRNRMTSAGFGEYTTPILTASSPEGARDFLVPSRIHPGTFFALPQAPQQYKQLLMVAGFDRYFQIAPCFRDEDPRADRLPGEFYQLDLEMSFVTQEDVWDTMAPIMTSVFEQFAEGKPVTKEWPRIPYDVAIRKYGSDKPDLRNPIEMQAVTEHFAGSGFKVFAGMIASNPKVEVWAIPAKTGGSRAFCDRMNAWAQSLGQPGLGYIFWKEEDGKVGGSGPLAKNIGEERTEALRVQLGLEAGDAAFFVAGEPAKFYKFAGEARTKAGEDLNLVDRDRFELCWIIDFPFYEWSEEDKKIDFAHNPFSMPQGGLEALQTQDPLSLKAYQYDAVCNGFEIASGSIRNQSPEAMVKAFELVGLSQTDVEERFGGMYRAFQYGAPPHGGCAFGIDRVVMLLLGAKNLREITLFPMNQQAQDLLMNAPSAATPKQLMELSLRVIPPVKKD; encoded by the coding sequence ATGCATCGTTACCGCAGCCACACATGTGCAGCCCTCCGCAAGTCGGATGTCGGCGCCAATGTCCGGATCTCGGGCTGGGTTCACCGCGTTCGTGACCATGGCGGCGTCCTCTTCATCGACCTTCGCGACCACTACGGCATGACCCAGGTCGTTGCCGACCCGGATAGCCCAGCCTTCAAGGCCGCCGAAACCGTTCGCGGCGAGTGGGTCATCCGCATCGACGGCGTTGTCAAGGCGCGTTCGGAAGACACCGTCAACAAGAACATGGCGACCGGCGAGATCGAGCTCTACGCACAGGATATCGAGATCCTGTCCGAAGCCAAGGAACTGCCGCTGCCGGTCTTCGGCGAGCCTGATTATCCTGAGGACATCCGCCTCAAGTACCGCTTCCTCGACCTGCGTCGCGAGACGCTGCACAAGAACATCGTCAAGCGCAGCCAGATCATCTCGGATATCCGCAACCGCATGACGTCGGCCGGCTTCGGCGAATACACGACGCCGATCCTGACGGCGTCCTCGCCGGAAGGCGCGCGCGACTTCCTTGTGCCTTCCCGTATCCACCCCGGCACCTTCTTTGCCCTGCCGCAGGCGCCGCAGCAGTACAAGCAGCTTCTGATGGTGGCCGGTTTCGACCGCTACTTCCAGATCGCGCCTTGCTTCCGCGACGAAGACCCGCGCGCCGACCGCCTGCCGGGCGAATTCTACCAGCTCGACCTGGAAATGAGCTTCGTTACCCAGGAAGACGTCTGGGACACGATGGCCCCGATCATGACCTCTGTCTTCGAGCAGTTCGCCGAAGGCAAGCCGGTCACCAAGGAATGGCCGCGCATCCCCTATGACGTCGCGATTCGCAAGTACGGCTCCGACAAGCCCGACCTGCGTAACCCGATCGAGATGCAGGCCGTTACCGAGCACTTCGCCGGCTCCGGCTTCAAGGTGTTCGCCGGCATGATCGCTTCGAACCCGAAGGTTGAAGTCTGGGCGATCCCGGCCAAGACCGGCGGCAGCCGCGCATTCTGCGACCGCATGAACGCCTGGGCGCAGTCGCTGGGCCAGCCGGGCCTTGGCTACATCTTCTGGAAGGAAGAAGACGGCAAGGTCGGCGGTTCCGGTCCGCTTGCCAAGAACATAGGCGAAGAGCGCACCGAAGCGCTCCGCGTCCAGCTCGGCCTTGAAGCGGGCGATGCCGCCTTCTTCGTCGCCGGCGAGCCGGCGAAGTTCTACAAGTTTGCAGGCGAAGCCCGCACCAAGGCCGGCGAGGACCTGAACCTCGTCGATCGCGACCGCTTCGAGCTGTGCTGGATCATCGACTTCCCGTTCTACGAATGGAGCGAGGAAGACAAGAAAATCGACTTCGCCCACAACCCCTTCTCGATGCCGCAGGGTGGTCTGGAAGCGCTGCAGACGCAGGATCCGCTGTCGCTCAAGGCCTACCAGTACGACGCCGTCTGCAACGGTTTCGAAATCGCCTCGGGCTCGATCCGTAACCAGTCGCCGGAAGCCATGGTCAAGGCCTTCGAGCTGGTCGGCCTCAGCCAGACGGATGTCGAAGAGCGCTTCGGCGGCATGTACCGCGCCTTCCAGTACGGCGCCCCTCCGCACGGCGGCTGCGCCTTCGGTATCGACCGCGTCGTCATGCTGCTGCTCGGCGCCAAGAACCTGCGCGAAATCACGCTGTTCCCGATGAACCAGCAGGCGCAGGACCTCCTGATGAACGCCCCGTCGGCGGCCACGCCGAAGCAGCTGATGGAACTGTCGCTGCGCGTCATCCCGCCGGTCAAGAAAGACTGA
- a CDS encoding esterase-like activity of phytase family protein yields the protein MKNTLLASVSFVLLIAGSASADQQEFPAKLAGQAILPANTLVAAPADAPEFLKHAGKFTTADRKRTEALGTVPGKDGARVTDLKLPFDGQPIQGFSGIKTMADGSFWTLSDNGFGSKANSSDAMLFLHQVKFDWQTGKVDVVKNLFLSDPDKKAPFPIVLEGAEKRYLTGADFDIESVQPVADGFWIGEEFGPYLLKFDTEGRLTDVFSTTVDGKAVMSPDNPVLSVPANPTAKMPVFNLKRSGGLEGLAMSKDGSKLYGLLEGALYQDDGKMESVDGHTAIRVIEFDTASKSWTGRTWFYPFEDKGVSIGDFNMLDDATALVIERDNGAGSKDKACADPKQPKPDCFEAPAELKRIYKIEFNDANVGKAVRKIGYIDLLNIQDPDNKKKAGNKEGIYDMPFVTIENVDRVDATHIVVGNDNNLPFSAGRAVDKADNNEFSLLEVGELLNAK from the coding sequence ATGAAAAATACTCTTCTTGCTTCTGTTTCATTTGTTCTTTTGATCGCTGGTTCGGCTTCTGCCGACCAACAGGAATTTCCTGCCAAGCTCGCCGGCCAGGCCATCCTGCCTGCCAACACGCTGGTTGCAGCTCCGGCCGATGCGCCTGAGTTCCTCAAGCACGCCGGCAAGTTCACCACCGCCGACCGCAAGCGCACCGAAGCGCTCGGCACCGTTCCCGGTAAGGATGGCGCGCGCGTCACCGATCTGAAGCTTCCCTTCGATGGCCAGCCGATCCAGGGCTTCTCCGGCATCAAGACCATGGCTGACGGCAGCTTCTGGACGCTCTCCGACAACGGCTTCGGCTCCAAGGCCAACTCCAGCGACGCGATGCTCTTCCTGCATCAGGTGAAGTTCGACTGGCAGACCGGCAAGGTTGATGTCGTCAAGAACCTGTTCCTGTCCGATCCGGACAAGAAGGCCCCCTTCCCGATCGTTCTCGAAGGCGCCGAGAAGCGTTACCTGACAGGTGCCGACTTCGATATCGAATCCGTACAGCCCGTCGCCGACGGCTTCTGGATCGGCGAGGAGTTCGGACCTTACCTCCTGAAGTTCGACACCGAAGGCCGCCTGACCGACGTGTTCTCGACCACCGTCGACGGCAAGGCGGTTATGTCGCCCGACAACCCGGTGCTCTCCGTTCCGGCAAACCCGACCGCCAAGATGCCGGTCTTCAACCTGAAGCGTTCGGGCGGCCTCGAAGGTCTTGCCATGTCGAAGGACGGCAGCAAGCTGTACGGCCTGTTGGAAGGCGCGCTCTATCAGGACGACGGCAAGATGGAATCGGTGGACGGCCACACCGCCATCCGCGTCATCGAGTTCGACACCGCTTCCAAGAGCTGGACCGGCCGCACCTGGTTCTACCCGTTCGAAGACAAGGGTGTGTCGATCGGCGACTTCAACATGCTCGACGACGCAACCGCGCTCGTCATCGAACGCGACAACGGTGCCGGCTCGAAGGACAAGGCTTGCGCCGATCCCAAGCAGCCGAAGCCGGATTGCTTCGAAGCACCGGCTGAACTCAAGCGCATCTACAAGATCGAGTTCAACGACGCCAATGTTGGCAAGGCTGTCCGCAAGATCGGCTATATCGATCTCCTGAACATTCAGGACCCCGACAACAAGAAGAAGGCCGGCAACAAGGAAGGCATCTACGATATGCCGTTCGTGACGATCGAGAACGTCGATCGCGTCGATGCAACGCACATCGTCGTCGGTAACGACAACAACCTGCCCTTCTCGGCCGGCCGCGCCGTCGATAAGGCTGACAACAACGAGTTCAGCCTGCTCGAAGTCGGTGAGCTTCTGAACGCCAAGTAG
- a CDS encoding adenylate/guanylate cyclase domain-containing protein, with the protein MREISPVQNWLLIALVIAGSGVLYDLRFYGGHPFVGATFALFIGMPIILFERKVILRGLSRRMQALPTVTFFLAEIFVYEILMSLGFAVAGLSMWWLGAFRPASWVDAVILPFDAFLYALAVCALIIFVLRIRELLGRDIFSSMLFSRYRKPISEERVFLFIDLVDSTAFAEKHGDLRAQQMLSSLFASFAEPVRKYKGTIDDYVGDAAIISWPLERGIKFGRCINCIFDIIGEIEADAESWLQTYGQVPRLRAALHGGTVITAEIGVDHHKITYFGDTVNTTSRLESLCKTLNRSVLISSDLAQRIDMPEMVSVEDLGSHAVKGRGQSLGVISLFKADNLKASPKLHASVNAPT; encoded by the coding sequence ATGAGGGAAATATCTCCAGTCCAGAACTGGCTGCTGATCGCGCTCGTCATAGCCGGCAGTGGCGTACTCTATGATCTCAGGTTCTATGGCGGCCACCCCTTCGTCGGCGCGACGTTTGCATTGTTCATCGGCATGCCGATTATCCTGTTCGAACGCAAGGTGATCCTGCGCGGGCTTTCCCGGCGCATGCAGGCGCTGCCGACCGTGACGTTCTTCCTCGCGGAAATCTTCGTCTACGAGATCCTGATGAGCCTCGGATTTGCGGTCGCCGGCCTTTCCATGTGGTGGCTCGGCGCATTTCGTCCGGCTTCATGGGTGGATGCAGTCATCCTGCCGTTCGATGCGTTTCTCTATGCGCTTGCGGTATGCGCGCTCATCATCTTCGTGCTGCGCATTCGCGAGCTTCTCGGGCGCGACATCTTCTCGAGCATGCTTTTTAGCCGCTATCGCAAGCCGATCAGTGAGGAGCGCGTCTTTCTCTTCATCGACCTGGTAGATTCGACCGCCTTTGCCGAAAAGCATGGCGACCTCCGGGCTCAGCAAATGCTGAGTTCACTGTTTGCCTCCTTCGCCGAGCCAGTCCGGAAGTATAAGGGTACGATCGACGATTATGTCGGGGATGCCGCGATCATCAGTTGGCCGCTGGAGCGCGGCATCAAGTTTGGGCGATGCATCAACTGCATCTTCGATATCATCGGAGAAATCGAGGCGGACGCCGAGAGCTGGCTGCAAACCTACGGCCAAGTCCCTCGCCTGCGCGCCGCCTTGCATGGCGGAACGGTCATCACCGCCGAGATCGGTGTCGACCACCACAAGATCACCTATTTCGGCGATACCGTTAATACGACCTCCAGGCTTGAATCGCTCTGCAAGACGCTGAACCGATCCGTCCTGATTTCCTCCGACCTCGCCCAGCGGATCGACATGCCGGAAATGGTATCCGTCGAGGACCTCGGGAGCCATGCCGTGAAGGGGCGCGGGCAAAGCCTCGGCGTCATCTCGCTCTTCAAGGCGGACAACCTCAAGGCGTCACCAAAGCTTCATGCAAGCGTCAACGCGCCGACATGA
- a CDS encoding TCR/Tet family MFS transporter, whose amino-acid sequence MNRPLVVIFTAIVLDAVGIGLIFPILPSLLSDVTHGGNVAAYIGVMTALYAVMQFIFSPVLGSLSDRMGRRPVLLVSLGGAAINYLLLAFASNLWMLLLGRAIAGLTSANMSVATAYITDISPEDKRARRFGLFNAMFGMGFIVGPVLGGVLGDYWLRLPFIAAALLNGCNLLLAFFVLPESRVAGATKVDLASLNPLRPLRWVLSEKRLLPVTLMFFILSSTGEAYGTCWALWGNDAFQWNGLWIGLSLGTFGVCQTLAQAFLPGPAVKLLGERGAIVTGIAGACLALTVMAFAGQGWMIFAIMPVFALGGIGTPALQSLATRQVGEHQQGQFQGLLASAVSLATIVGPLGFSSLYLLVRGQWPGAIWLSVVVVYLAALPVVLGLRLKAPEPEPVC is encoded by the coding sequence ATGAATAGACCACTTGTCGTTATTTTTACTGCCATTGTCCTCGATGCCGTCGGCATCGGGCTTATCTTTCCCATCCTCCCTTCACTGCTGAGCGACGTCACCCACGGCGGGAACGTCGCTGCCTACATCGGCGTGATGACCGCGCTCTATGCGGTCATGCAGTTCATCTTCTCGCCGGTGCTGGGCTCGCTCAGCGATCGCATGGGCCGCCGACCCGTCCTGCTCGTTTCGCTTGGCGGTGCGGCGATAAACTATCTGCTACTCGCCTTTGCATCCAATCTATGGATGCTTCTACTAGGACGCGCGATCGCGGGCCTCACCAGCGCGAACATGTCGGTTGCAACCGCTTACATCACCGATATCTCGCCGGAGGATAAGCGCGCGCGCCGCTTCGGCCTGTTCAACGCGATGTTCGGTATGGGCTTCATCGTAGGGCCTGTCCTCGGCGGCGTTCTGGGCGACTATTGGCTGCGCTTGCCATTCATCGCCGCAGCCCTGTTGAACGGCTGCAATCTGCTGCTGGCGTTCTTCGTCTTGCCGGAATCGCGAGTGGCCGGTGCGACGAAAGTCGATCTGGCATCTCTCAACCCCCTTCGTCCGTTACGCTGGGTGCTGTCCGAGAAACGTTTGCTGCCCGTGACGCTCATGTTCTTCATCCTGAGTTCCACCGGTGAAGCCTACGGCACCTGCTGGGCGCTTTGGGGAAATGATGCCTTCCAGTGGAACGGGCTCTGGATTGGCCTGTCGCTTGGCACCTTCGGCGTCTGCCAGACCCTTGCGCAGGCGTTTCTTCCGGGGCCAGCCGTCAAGCTGCTGGGTGAACGTGGTGCCATCGTGACCGGCATCGCGGGTGCTTGCCTTGCACTGACCGTTATGGCCTTCGCCGGTCAAGGCTGGATGATCTTCGCGATCATGCCGGTCTTCGCACTCGGCGGCATCGGCACGCCGGCTTTGCAGTCGCTGGCTACCCGCCAGGTGGGAGAGCACCAGCAGGGTCAGTTCCAGGGCCTGCTTGCCTCGGCGGTGAGCCTTGCCACGATCGTCGGGCCGCTCGGGTTCTCAAGCCTGTATCTGCTTGTCAGAGGGCAGTGGCCGGGTGCGATCTGGCTTTCGGTCGTTGTCGTCTATCTGGCCGCACTGCCTGTGGTGCTGGGTCTGCGACTGAAGGCACCAGAACCGGAGCCTGTCTGCTGA
- the rnd gene encoding ribonuclease D translates to MIETTADLEAACKELAKSEFITIDTEFLRETTFWPELCLIQMASPTTEVLVDPLAKGLDLKPFFELMADTSVLKVFHAARQDIEIIYNRGGLIPHPIFDTQVAAMVCGFGDSVSYDQLVSRTKGVQIDKSSRFTDWSRRPLSEKQLDYALADVTHLRDVYLYLKAELEREGRSSWLREEMDILEARETYDMHPDDAWQRLKMRLRKPQELAVLKYVAAWREREARSRNVPRSRVIKDDAIYEIAQQQPKDNEALGRLRTIPKGWERSAAGGAVVEAVNAALALPKAEMPHAPRQTQPPEGAAAAAELLKVLLKLISEKHGVAPKVIANSEDLDRIAAEGEKAEVAALHGWRRELFGEPALQLIQGQVALRFVGKKVETVAL, encoded by the coding sequence ATGATCGAAACAACCGCCGATTTGGAGGCGGCCTGCAAAGAGCTGGCCAAGTCAGAATTCATTACCATCGACACCGAGTTTCTCCGAGAGACGACGTTCTGGCCGGAACTCTGCTTGATCCAGATGGCAAGCCCGACAACGGAAGTGCTGGTTGATCCTCTGGCAAAGGGGCTCGATCTCAAGCCGTTCTTCGAGCTGATGGCAGATACCAGCGTTTTGAAGGTCTTCCACGCCGCGCGTCAGGATATCGAAATCATCTACAACCGGGGCGGCCTCATTCCGCATCCGATCTTCGATACGCAGGTTGCCGCGATGGTTTGCGGCTTCGGCGATTCCGTCTCTTACGACCAGCTCGTCAGCCGCACCAAGGGCGTCCAGATCGACAAGTCTTCGCGCTTCACCGACTGGAGCCGGCGGCCGCTTTCCGAAAAGCAGCTCGACTATGCCCTGGCGGACGTAACCCACCTGCGCGACGTCTATCTCTACCTCAAGGCAGAACTCGAGCGCGAAGGCCGCTCGTCCTGGCTCCGGGAAGAGATGGATATCCTCGAGGCCCGCGAGACCTACGACATGCATCCCGACGATGCATGGCAGCGGCTGAAGATGCGGCTGCGCAAGCCGCAGGAGCTTGCGGTCCTGAAATATGTTGCGGCCTGGCGCGAGCGTGAAGCCCGCTCGCGCAACGTGCCGCGCTCGCGCGTCATCAAGGACGATGCGATTTATGAAATCGCGCAGCAGCAGCCGAAGGACAACGAGGCGCTTGGCCGCTTGCGGACCATCCCCAAGGGTTGGGAACGATCGGCAGCCGGTGGCGCGGTCGTAGAGGCCGTGAATGCGGCCCTTGCCTTGCCAAAGGCCGAGATGCCGCATGCACCCCGCCAGACGCAGCCCCCTGAGGGCGCTGCAGCTGCCGCGGAGTTGCTGAAGGTTCTGCTGAAGCTGATTTCCGAGAAGCACGGCGTCGCGCCCAAGGTCATCGCCAACAGCGAAGATCTCGACCGGATCGCCGCTGAAGGCGAGAAGGCTGAAGTCGCGGCACTCCACGGCTGGCGCCGGGAGCTTTTCGGCGAACCCGCCTTGCAGCTCATTCAGGGTCAGGTCGCGCTTCGTTTCGTCGGCAAGAAAGTCGAGACCGTCGCGCTGTAA
- a CDS encoding DUF1254 domain-containing protein, whose translation MRILAILCLLLLAPAAGAADRAQRAFDREIERKAAQAVVWGIPAVNYDLMRQEMLAKTPGKVGQVIYWGHPLDWKNQTLTPNPDALYFMVFFTTKDGPVVLDLPPAEDKASFNGNIVTAWQLPLEDAGLLGYDKGKGGKFVVLPPDYKDKLPDGYIPLKSEVYGGYMLFRSNLRSHGDADVQASIDYGKKLKVYPLSAAANPPETVFSDVKDILFDSTIRWDASFFDNLNRVVQEEPWIVRDRVMIDELKTLGIEKGKSFAPDRHTQSLLTKGIREAQALLEAKYDAGLPPFFTATSRWTYPAYPDLLKAVQADFNEPDAYPVDHRGVAYSYAYIGIKRLGAGQFYSISIRDKDGHAFDGGKTYRLNVPANVPVQQYWSVTAYDRKTHALIKNVSRASRSSQIPDLVKNDDGSVDLYFGPKAPKGKDTNWVPTDPKRGFELMFRAYGPTPEFFDKKWILSDVVRVGK comes from the coding sequence ATGAGAATCCTCGCGATCCTGTGTCTCCTGTTGCTCGCTCCCGCGGCCGGTGCCGCCGATAGGGCTCAGCGCGCCTTCGACAGGGAGATCGAACGGAAGGCGGCGCAAGCCGTCGTCTGGGGCATACCCGCCGTCAACTACGACCTGATGCGGCAGGAGATGCTTGCCAAGACACCGGGAAAAGTCGGGCAGGTGATCTATTGGGGCCATCCTTTGGATTGGAAAAACCAGACCCTGACACCCAACCCGGATGCCCTCTACTTCATGGTTTTCTTCACCACGAAGGACGGGCCTGTCGTTCTCGATCTGCCGCCAGCCGAAGACAAGGCATCCTTCAACGGTAACATCGTTACGGCCTGGCAGTTGCCGCTGGAAGACGCGGGCCTGCTTGGATATGACAAGGGCAAGGGTGGAAAATTCGTGGTCCTGCCGCCTGACTACAAGGACAAGCTGCCGGATGGCTACATCCCGCTGAAATCCGAGGTCTACGGCGGCTACATGCTGTTTCGCTCAAATCTCCGGAGCCACGGCGATGCCGACGTGCAGGCCTCGATCGATTACGGCAAGAAGCTGAAAGTCTATCCGCTGTCTGCTGCGGCCAATCCGCCCGAGACCGTCTTCTCCGACGTCAAGGACATCCTGTTCGATAGCACGATCAGGTGGGACGCGAGTTTCTTCGACAACCTGAATCGCGTTGTCCAGGAGGAGCCATGGATCGTCCGCGATCGCGTCATGATCGATGAGTTGAAGACGCTCGGCATCGAGAAAGGCAAGTCTTTCGCGCCCGACCGGCATACGCAATCCCTGCTGACCAAGGGCATCAGGGAAGCGCAGGCGCTTCTCGAAGCAAAATACGATGCCGGTCTGCCGCCATTTTTCACCGCAACGAGCCGCTGGACCTACCCGGCCTATCCCGACCTCCTCAAGGCTGTGCAGGCCGATTTCAACGAGCCGGATGCCTACCCGGTCGATCATCGCGGCGTCGCCTACAGCTACGCCTACATCGGCATCAAGCGGCTGGGCGCCGGCCAATTCTATTCGATCTCGATCCGCGACAAGGACGGGCACGCCTTCGATGGGGGCAAGACCTATCGCCTTAACGTTCCGGCGAACGTTCCCGTTCAGCAATACTGGTCGGTGACCGCCTATGACAGGAAGACGCATGCGCTGATCAAGAATGTCTCACGCGCCAGTCGTTCATCGCAGATCCCGGACCTGGTGAAGAACGACGATGGCTCCGTCGATCTCTACTTCGGCCCGAAAGCGCCGAAGGGCAAGGATACGAACTGGGTGCCGACGGATCCGAAGCGTGGCTTCGAGCTGATGTTTCGAGCCTACGGTCCGACACCTGAATTCTTCGACAAGAAGTGGATCCTGTCTGACGTCGTCCGCGTGGGGAAGTAA